The nucleotide sequence CCTTCCCAACATTGAAATGTTTTGTTTCATGACCTAGCCATCTCAAATACCTAGTTAGCTTGGCTGCCGTGAAGGTCTTTCCTCGGGCTGGCAAACCAACCTATAGGAGCACAAGATGATAATGTAGAGCATagaagtaaaaagaaaaaaaaaatccgaaGAAGAAAGTACCAGTTTGTTACCAGAACAATGGCCAACCTACTATCCTCCTTGGGCCCAAGCATTTGATCAGCTACAGCTGCAGCTGCAACTGCTCCGGCAGCTGCTGGCATTCCCTTCAAGTAATCAATGAATAAGAAGAAgaatcagatttttttttccctCAAAAATTGTTCTGGCTTGCACCCATCCCCAAAAGAGCACTGTGAGATGGCATAGTCAAAGAAATCCAACAAAATACAGCAATCTATACGGTTTTCTACTATTTAGGCAGAGCAGTTCTCATGCGTCAGAAAGGAACAAAGGAGGAAGCTAGTTGAGAAAGTTCCGCAAGCAAAGAAGCTTGCATCCAGGGTCATGCCCACATGGCAGTGAGACAAGTTTATGCATTTAGGAATTTAGTTCAGCGATATGGTTTACCATCACACCAAAACTCACATCTTGAAGTACAAGCAAGTTTGTTGAGAAAATGACAAGATCTtgcagaagaagcatgtgattaGTGCTCAGACAGAATATACTGATTAGAGAAACAAACAGACCAACTAATAATGACAAAACAAATCAATGCCAATTTTTCACGAATAAACAAGAGGACTCTTTCTGATTGAACAAACCTTTGTTTCACTGTCCAACTTGAGATCAAATGTGAATGTGCCTGCACTAGCTGATTTAACAAGTCTAGGAGATCCAACACCCCTATCTACAAAGAGTCCTATCTGACCATCTTGCTTTGGCACTGGTGAGAATGTGTCCACTGACTTTGATTCTACCATACCAGGAACTGGAAGAAGTTTAGGAGGATCTGCGACAAAGTTATCCATGTcctgaggaagaaaagaagaagaatatcTGGAATGCAGGATTATCAACTAACTTGGTACCAAAATACAGATATCAGAAGATCAAGTATATCATCAAACAGCATAGAAATATAACACAATGTCAGTACCTTGCAACTGTTAGAATAGCCACCAGCTTTACTTAAGTCGTATAAACCACCGGTTGAGGCATCATATTTGGAGAAATTCCTACTAGATAATGATCTTGGTGTCGCTGCCAAGTTGGCTGCATAAAAAGCACCAGTAATGGGAGATGGTGCTGGAACAACATAGTGTTCTAAATCAAGCTCCAAGGTAGAGGGTGAACCATTCTGTAGGAAGAATGGATGAGTATGAAATTGCAGCATGCTTACAACAATGTCAATTGGCAATAAGCAATGGATAGTCAAGGGTAACAATATCGATATTAACacaaattgaaaaaggaaataCAAATTAATATTGTCAAATCTAAAATGAGTAAACCCAAGTGTAAGTCTGTAAACTTCTTATTATTGAATTTAAAATTGCTACTTTACCATCTGAAAGCATCACACCAGAGAATTGAGATACAATATATGAAACATTATTATCCAGGATATTCAAATGCAAATCACAACAAAAGATAAGGTCTAGAGAGATCTATCTAAAAATGGTCACAACAGTTCAACAAGCACTAACTAGAACTCGAATGTCATTATAGGTGTGCCATTCTGAATGCTTCACAAACCAACATTGACATCCTGTAACACCTCAAATCAGCATTATCTGAACAGATACATCACAAGTTATTTAAGGTAATATTACCTATATAGCAATGCAACACTTGCGCATGTCATTCAAAGCATTACGCCTAAGGTAATAAAAAGACTGAAAGGACATAAAGATCAACTCGTGGATAGCTTCACAAGCTATTATGATTTTTACCAAAATATCACTATTATAGTTTTTTGTTGGAAATGCTTATTTGTAAGTAGGAATTTAGGGATGTTAAGAATAATCAGAAAAAATGATTCAGCGAGAAGCAAAAACTTTTTTTGACCAAACTACTCCTAAAAAGAGCATCAAGAATCGCATTTTCTTGAACACAATACAATAATTGCAAAAGATTTAGTTAGACAAGATTCAGCAGTCCTTTCTTATATTACCAAGGATTGGATGCCTACCAGAGTCAAAGGTTTATATGCGCTCAAAGATTAACTACATCCCTAGAAGGCAAAATAAACTAAtgataataatttctttaaaatatcgTAACATTTATTTccattaaattttcttttcttgtaaGCAGAAGATCATGACCTTTTTCTGTAACCAGAACTCAGAAACTGGAAGGGAACCAGGAATAAATTTAATCTATCGGGTAGACAATTCCCATAGATATATTTTCTTCTAATTCATAAGATACCATGTTAACTACCATGGTGAATTGTTTTGCGCAATTTCTCTATAGGAAGACTATTCGTGAACAGAAATAGTGTATCTTCTCCTAGTAAATTGCTTTCGACTGCATAATTTTGGAACACTGAGCAGCAGCAGACGAGCAACAAAACGAAGTTACTTCCAGAAGTACCTCCACACCCATCTCAGACGCCACATTTATACTGACATCTGGAATCCCACGAACTCTTGACGGTTCAATATTTTCCTGATAAGATCTCCAGCTTGCAGCAAGATCAAACGGGGACAAAATGTCGACTTTGATGAACACCCTAAACTCGAGCGCCTCCTCATCACCGCTAACCTTGAACAGTGCCGGCCTGGAATCCCCCTCCTCCAGCGACCCTCCTGTGAGAAGCCGGCTCTTCCCCTCCTCCACCACGAACGGCCCTGAGCTGTACTTGGGCTTCAACAAGAACTTGAAATCTAGCGTCTCTACAAAACACCAACAGCCAGGCAGTTACAATTCAAGACATGAAGATACAATCTCGCGTGAGACAATCGAGGTCCAAGTAGAAAACTTTACCATGATTATGAGGCACGACGAAGCTGAGTTCCCACGACGAGGCCGATTCCCGCGCCATCGAGAGCTAAGCGGAAATACAATCGTCGAGCAACAGGAATCGTCATAaaccaataataaaaaaaagagtaTGAAATGGATGAGAATAGGGAGACGATGTTAAGAAATCGTACGGCTTTGGCGGAGTCCCAGGAGCCGGTGATGGGAACGGAGCCGTAGACGTGAGGGATGAGGTCTCCTCGGACGTTAAAATTTTCCATCTTGAGGGCGACGTAGAGCTGCCCCTCGCGGCCTCCATGGGAGCAGTCGGAGTTCTTCGAGGCGCCAGTCCCCATGGAGGGAAGAAGGCTTCGGGTGGTGGAGATTAGGATACGCAACGGAGCAGATGGAGCAGATGCGATGGAGGAAGAAAGACGAGACGAGGAAGTAGTCACGCGATGCCTGCCGGTTAATTCAATTACGTGAACATCTTCGAAGCCCGAAGAGGGCCTGAATGAATAATTCTGGGCTCTAGCTCCGTCCGAGTCTGGGCCCAAGAACAACTGGGCCCAACATAAGATtgcattttaaataaataaatataaaatattaattagaataaagtgatttttttttctttttttccctttGTTTATAAAATAACACGAAATTACCTCAATGTTATAATTTTAATGCTTAATAATATTTTTtctgattattttttatataaaaaatttcttagaattaaaaataacttcagcgaagaaatttctataaataccttggacaaacaaaattaaaaaaaatacatatttcttaatttttttactaaaatcaaatataatatttatttttaatcttttaactAATATCAAATATAATGTTTATTCTTATCCATTTAATatcttatatataaaaaataaatttatactaATTTATACTGCAAtgcatagtttgtagaatcgcgatcctacggatcgatttagggtcaggatcggatcggtcaggatcggatcgtagaatcgtacgatcctacaaaaaacccttaaaattttattatacatgattaataattgaaaaaaatacctaaaaaactcatttatatataaataaataactaattttgtatatatatatataattatttacactcaacacatcaaattacattactacatgtataaatttaaattaacttgtaattcaactatcattctcgcatagtaataatatttatattttcatatcgtaaaatgaaaaaaatataaaatatctattaacacaataataataacacatataatgtcaaaaatatttccttgatttataagataattcaatttaaatgtcAACAAAGCATCTAACGTATATAACAAAAGCTgttgaatcctttgattcaaatatgaatgccggaaataatcttctaaagactggttgatgccacacaatactagacaataggcatccaaaaacttattattttgagaaaaataaatgacagaatattattgataaaaaactaactcaaaaataattaaacatatatttaaataatttaaaactctaataagatgaaaaaaaaagataatggttaaggataaactttgaaatttattaaagatctctgaacgagctttaatttgatatattataggccccatggttcaatccgagtcaaaagttatgacctctcaaagcttccaccgatcctgctccTATTCTGCTCCGATCCTGTTCCGATTCTACCGATTCTactccgatcctaccgatcctgctgcgatcctaCTACAAAAAtgattctgcacgatcctggatcgattttgagtttccggatcgtaggatcgtacgatcctacgatccgaaTTGTGATTTTATAAACTATGCTGCAATGTATGTCATCGATGAttaagaaattattattattatatcttGAATTTTTTTCCCACCGTGATCCATGCTTTCGAATAAACGGAAAGGAGAAAGCGCTGCGAATCCAGAGAGGCGCAGACTCTAATCCAGCTCGACGTCACACGGGTATGACATGCATGCGCCGCAGTCAAAGCTGGCATGTACCTGCACGATGCCGCCATGCGCCGCACAAGAATTTGGCAGTCCAATTCCGTGGACTCTTGCCACATAATTTTTCGGTCAAAACAGCGGGCAGCGTTCGCCAGGATCGGCTTGGCGCTCAAAGGCGTTGTTCTCATGAATCATGCACCGCCGCCGCTGCTCACGCAACCCGACAACGCAAAACGACAAAAAAACGACAGGGCATCCAACTTACCGGAACGAGTTAATCAACAATTCAGTCAACGAAAAATAAATGCTAAAAATTAGGCGCCATGTTTATTTGCATTTATGTATCATTGGCACATTCTGAATGTAAGATTGAaggtttataaattaaaaatagtaatgaaattttaaatctactttttaatcttaaaattatcaaTATAGATGGATCAGTAATTTATAGAAATATCTCAAATTTTATATAGGAGATGGCCTTATATTTTTTAACCAAACTAATATTTAGTTTATAAAAATGTTATGACAAATCAAAATGGATCTTTCCCTTGGCTGCGTGttattttattatattggatGAGATGGATCCCTAATTAAGGAATCAATTTTTGATTCTACGAATCTTCCTATACATAATTAATTGAGATgcgtggtatttttttttaaaaaggtaaattttaaaataaattaaatatttcaaaTCGACTTgactaaagttaaaaaaaattaatgactAAACCAGATCTCGTCGCACAGTTAACTGAAGCAGCTTCGCGGAGGTGGAGGGAGGTAAGGGTACCGGGAAGGATCCTACTCCGCAAATCCGGCGATCTGAATACCTCCTCCAGTTCGCAGTCCCCATCGCCGCCTCTGGTTTCACTTTTTGGCCTGAcaaccaaaaataattttttcaaacaacaaatgaaaataattttgaagctGCTATAAGTACTCCCGTTTGATTCTCGAGAAGAACACAAGTCAAAGGAGAAGCGAAAAAAAAGGGTTTTCTGAAGCAAAAAATTGAGAATTTTCAGTTTCGTTTGTTTTCTCGCGTTCAGTGGCCATGGATACTAGGATTGGGTCTGTTGACGCGGCGGCGGAGCCTACTGCGAAGAGCGTTTTGGGCTGTCCTCCGACGGCGCACTGCAACCACATCGCTCCCTCGGCGCCGGTCGTGACGCCGGAGGCCAATTTAGGCCGCCACCTGGCACGCCGCCTCGTGCAGGTGGGTGTCCGCGACGTGTTCTCCGTCCCCGGCGACTTCAACCTCACCCTCCTCGACCACCTCATCGCGGAGCCCAACCTCCGCCTCATCGGTTGCTGCAACGAGCTCAACGCCGGGTACGCCGCCGACGGCTACGCCCGCGCACGAGGCGTCGGAGCCTGCGTCGTCACTTTTACCGTAGGCGGCCTCAGCGTGCTCAACGCCATCGCCGGCGCCTACAGCGAGAACCTCCCGCTGATCTGCATCGTCGGCGGCCCCAACTCCAACGACTACGGCACCAGCCGCGTCCTACACCACACCATCGGCCTCCCCGACTTCTCGCAGGAACTCCGCTGCTTCCAGACCGTCACCTGTTTCCAGGTAATTAAAATGAATCGTCAGTTCTTCtgtgttaattaaaaaaattgaattttgagCTGTTTTCGAGACTAATATTGAACAATCTTAAATGTGTTGGAGTACAGGCGGTGGTGAACAATCTTGAAGACGCTCACGAACTCATCGACACCGCCATCTCCACCGCGGTCAAGGAGAGCAAGCCAGTGTACATCAGCATCAGCTGCAACCTCGCCGCCATTTCTTACCCCACGTTCAGCCGCGAGCCCGTCCCCTTTTCCATCGCCCCCAAGTAAGTAAACTTCTTGTTACCGAAGCAGAGGATTTACCCACAGTCTGTTCGACGTAAGTACTAAGCACTCAACGTGTAATATTGGCGCCAGGTTGAGCAACCAGATGGGTCTGGCTGCGGCGGTTGAGGCGACGGCGGAGTTCCTGAACAAGGCGGTGAAGCCTGTGATCGTAGGCGGGCCCAGGATCCGCGTCGCGAAGTCCGGCAACGCCTTGGTGGAGTTGGCTGACGCCAGCGGCTATCCGGTCGC is from Zingiber officinale cultivar Zhangliang chromosome 7B, Zo_v1.1, whole genome shotgun sequence and encodes:
- the LOC122005226 gene encoding 6-phosphofructo-2-kinase/fructose-2,6-bisphosphatase-like, whose translation is MGTGASKNSDCSHGGREGQLYVALKMENFNVRGDLIPHVYGSVPITGSWDSAKALSMARESASSWELSFVVPHNHETLDFKFLLKPKYSSGPFVVEEGKSRLLTGGSLEEGDSRPALFKVSGDEEALEFRVFIKVDILSPFDLAASWRSYQENIEPSRVRGIPDVSINVASEMGVENGSPSTLELDLEHYVVPAPSPITGAFYAANLAATPRSLSSRNFSKYDASTGGLYDLSKAGGYSNSCKDMDNFVADPPKLLPVPGMVESKSVDTFSPVPKQDGQIGLFVDRGVGSPRLVKSASAGTFTFDLKLDSETKGMPAAAGAVAAAAVADQMLGPKEDSRLAIVLVGLPARGKTFTAAKLTRYLRWLGHETKHFNVGKYRRLKLGTNQSADFFRGDNPEGMEARNEVAALAMDDMIAWMQEGGQVGIFDATNCSRNRRNMLMKMSEGKCKIIFLETICNDERIIERNIRLKIQQSPDYAEEPDFEAGMRDFKERLANYEKVYEPVEEGSYIKMIDMTSGQGGQIQVNNIGGYLPGRIVFFLVNTHLTPRPILLTRHGESRSNVRGRIGGDAVLSEAGELYAKKLANFVEKRLKSERTASIWTSTLQRTILTASPIVGFPKIQWRALEEINAGVCDGMTYEEIKKNMPEEYESRKKDKLRYRYPRGESYLDVIQRLEPVIIELERQRAPVVVISHQAVLRALYAYFADRPLKEVPHIEVPLHTIIEIQMGVTGVQEKRYKLMD